The region ATCGGCCATTGCTTTGACCTTCGGCGAATTCGTGCTGCCAGTCTGCTAGCAGCTGGTCTTTGAACTCATATTCAAACTGCTGGTGAACCCATTGAGCGAATGTGTCGCAGTGGGTCATGTGATCTTTTAACCAGTCTATATGGCGCATCGAAAACCTCCTTGTAGAGCCTACCATCAGATACGAACAGGGCAGCAGTAGCAAGTCCATTCGGTAAATGGACGGAATGCCTATGCGCGCTTTTTAGTGCCCGAAGATCATTCCTACTCGATTAGCAGAAACGTCCGATGGCTGCCATTTCTACCGGGGTGTAACTTCCTACCCTTAGCTCGAACCGGTAGCACTTTACAAATATTGTAAGAATTCTGCAGTTCATTTTTCTGGGTGCATTTAACCCTGGAAGGCCTATTGATTTGCGATAACGAAATAATCTCAATGTCCTATTCAAGCAAGTTGTTTGCTCATTATCTTGAGCTCGCCAAGGCACCTATCTGCAAACAAAGTTTTGCAGGTGAGGACGTCCGATTTTCGGACGCGTTCGAGGCGTTGGAAAGCGAGTTGAGTAAAACGCAATCCATGCATGAAGGTGGGCAGATAGATTGGGCCAACGTGCTGGAGGGCAGTGAGTTGCTGCTTCGCACGCAGTCCAAGGACCTGAGGGTTGCAGCCTGGTTGGCTTGGGCGTTGTATCAGCGCGAATCCTTCCAAGGCCTGGTGGCGGGTGTTGGCCTGTTGCATTTTTTGTGTGCCAACCACTGGGAGCAACTTCATCCCGCCAAATTGCGTACTCGTTCGGCTGCAATTGGTTGGCTGGTACTGCGTCTGGAGCAGGTGCTAAGCCACGACATCCCGATAAAAGAGCAATTGCCAACGTTCGAGCTGATGGTCGAGTACCTGCAAGGACTCGAGGTAATACTTGCCGAGCATCTGGCCGAAGAGGCGCCTTTGCTTTTGCCACTTTGTCGGCGCTTGAAAGATAGGGTCCAGCGCGCCGCAGGCTGCCAGGCGGAACCCGGCGTTGTCCAGTCGGTAGTGGTTCAGGTACAGCAGGTTGCAACCCAGTTGTTCAGCCATGGGTCGCCCATCGACAACGAGAAAGATGCCCAAAGGGGCCTTCGGGCATTGCAGGAAAGCGCTCGCACTCTGTGTACCTGGTGGCTCAAGCAAAAGGCCACCGATCCGCGAGCTTTGCGCTTGAGCCGGATCATGCTCTGGTTGCCCATCGATTCTGTTCCGGGCCGTGACGCCGAGCAAATCACCGCCTTACGCGGGCTACCTGCTGACAAACTCAAGGCCTACGCGGAGCGTTACGCAAATGGGCAGTATGCCGATCTGCTCGTTGATCTTGAAGCCAGTCTGGCCGGGGCGCCGTTCTGGTTCGACGGTCAACGCCTGGCCTGGGAGTGCCTGCAAGGCTTGAATGCCGAGCAGGCAATGCGTGAAGTGGAGTTTCACTTCGCCTTGTTGCTGCAACGTCTGCCCGGGCTGTTGGAACTGAGTTTTCACGATGGGGTGCCATTTGCTGACGCGGCAACTCGTCGTTGGATCAGCGCTCATGTCATGTCTCATCTGCAAATCCCCAGCAGGCCGCGCAAGGTTGAAGTTACCTCCAGCCTGCCCGCCTGGGAAAAAGCCTTCGAAGAGGTGATGCCCGTCCTGCAAAGAGACGGCTTGAAGGCTGCCGTGCAAATACTCAAGCACGGTCTGCAAGCTGCCCAGGGAGGGCGAGAGCGGTTCTTCTGGCAGCTCAGCATGGCCCGGCTGTGCTTTGTGGCGAAAAAGTACGAACTCGCCAAGACCCAGTTCGAAATCCTCGACCAGGAGCTTCATCGCTCGGGCTTGAACGCCTGGGAGCCCGAGCTTGCACTTGAAGTGCTGCACTTTCTACACAGCTGCTGTGAGTTGTTGCCGCAGAACCACGCGGTGCGAGATCGCAGGGAAGAAATTTATCGCAGGCTGTGCCACCTCGATCTCGAGGTCGTACTCGAATAGACCTCAGGGTCAACAACCACACGGAGAAAAGCCATGGCCAAAGAAGGCTCGGTAGCCCCAAAGGAACGCATCAACGTCACCTTCAAGCCCGCCACAGGTGGAGCACAGGAAGAAATAGAGCTGCCATTGAAGCTGCTGGCTATTGGTGACTACACCCAGCGTAAAGACGAACGCAAGGTGGAGGATCGTAAGCCGATCAGCATCGACAAAATAACTTTCGACGAGGTGCTGGCCAAGCAGGAGTTAAGCCTGACGCTAAGCGTGGCCAACCGTCTTCAGGCGCAAGGAAGCGCAGAAGAGCTGGCGATCGAGGTGCGGGTGAACTCAATGAAGGACTTCAACCCAGCCAGCCTGGTCGAGCAAGTACCTGAACTGAAAAAACTCATGGAGCTTCGTGATGCGCTGGTAGCGCTTAAAGGTCCATTGGGCAATGCCCCTGCATTTCGTAAAGCTATCGAAGCGGTGCTCGTCGACGACGAATCGCGCGGTCGCGTTCTTGGTGAGCTGGGTTTGAACGCCACAGCCCCGAAAGCTTAAGCCCCTATCCGCCAAGGAAGTTCTGACAATGAGCACCAGCGCAACACAGCAAAAAGGCAACGAGAATAGCGAGTACAGCATCCTCGACAGCATCATCGCCGAGACCCGCCTGACACCGGATGACGAGGCTTACGACATTGCCAAACGTGGCGTGTCAGCTTTTATCGAAGAGCTGCTCAAACCACACAATAGCGGCGAGCCGGTCAAGAAGGCGATGGTAGATCGGATGATCGCCGAGATCGATGCAAAGCTGAGCCTGCAGATGGACGAAATCCTCCATCATCAAGACTTCCAGGCGCTGGAGTCCGCGTGGCGTGGGTTGCAACTGTTGGTTGATCGCACCAACTTTCGTGAAAACATCAAGATCGAAATTCTCAACGTGTCCAAGCAGGACTTGCTGGATGACTTTGAAGACTCCCCGGAAGTCATGCAGGCCGGTCTGTACAAGCACGTTTATACAGCCGAGTACGGTCAGTTCGGTGGTCAGCCGGTTGGCGCGATCATATCCAACTACTTCATGTCGCCCAGCTCACCTGATGTGAAGCTGATGCAATATGTCTCAAGCGTCGCTTGCATGTCCCACGCCCCATTCATCGCTGCTGCGGGGCCGAAGTTCTTTGGCCTTGAAAGCTTTACCGGACTGCCGGACCTCAAGGATCTGAAAGATCACTTCGAAGGACCGCAGTTCGCAAAATGGCAAAGCTTTCGCCAATCCGAAGACTCACGCTACATCGGCTTGACCGTACCGCGATTCTTGCTACGCAATCCGTACGATCCCGAAGATAACCCGGTCAAATCCTTCGTCTACAAGGAAACCGTTGCCAACAGCCACGAGCATTACCTGTGGGGTAATACGGCCTATGCGTTTGGCAGCAAATTGACCGATAGCTTCGCCAAGTTCCGTTGGTGCCCGAACATCATCGGTCCGCAGAGCGGTGGTGCAGTTGAAGACTTGCCGTTGCACCATTTCGAGAGCATGGGTGAAATCGAAACCAAGATTCCTACGGAAGTCCTGGTGTCCGACCGTCGTGAATACGAACTGGCTGAGGAAGGTTTCATTTCCCTGACCATGCGCAAAGGCTCCGACAACGCAGCATTCTTCTCTGCCAGTTCGGTGCAGAAGCCCAAGTTTTTCGGAATCAGCGCTGAGGGCAAGACTGCAGAGTTGAATTACAAACTCGGCACGCAGTTGCCTTACATGATGATCGTCAATCGACTGGCCCACTACTTGAAGGTGCTCCAGCGCGAGCAGTTGGGTTCTTGGAAAGAACGCACCGACCTTGAGCTGGAACTCAACAAGTGGATCCGCCAGTACGTCGCTGACCAGGAAAACCCTAGCGCCGAAGTCCGTGGTCGTCGCCCGCTGCGCGCGGCCGAAATTATTGTCAGCGATGTTGAAGGTGAGCCAGGTTGGTATCGCGTCAGTTTGAACGTGCGCCCGCACTTCAAATACATGGGGGCCGATTTCACCCTGTCGCTGGTTGGCAAGCTGGACAAAGAGTAAGCGGGGTTAGTGCATGTCTGGATACGGCAGCCTTTTCGAACGCCTGTGTGGCGAAGCGCAAAAGCGAGTTGGTTGGAGTTGCGAGGAGTCCGCGACGGCTTCGGTGGCTGCCCATCTTTCCAAGATGCTCGGCACTCGAGCGGGCAGTGTGCAAACGCTTTCCGATTACGGGCTGCCCGATCTCAATGACATGCGTTTGAGCCTGCATGATGCCCTGAGCCAGGCTCGATCCGCGATCGAACATTTCATCGAAGCTTATGAGCCACGACTGAGCAATGTACGAGTTATGCCGTTGCCACGTGATCACGATCAGCTTCGACTGTTCTTCAGTATCGAGGGTTTGCTGGAAGTCGATGGCTTCAAGCGCCTGGTCAACTTCACCGCACGACTCGATGGTGGCGGGCAAGTCAGGGTCAGCTGAGTCGACTTAGTCAGATCCGCAAGGCTGTTGCCAATGGCTAGCAGCCGTCTTGAACACGAACCGCAGGGAGCCCCGGTGTCCTTCAATCACTACTATCAAAGCGAGCTCACCGCGTTACGCCAGTTAGGTCGGCGTTTTGCCGAGCGC is a window of Pseudomonas sp. DG56-2 DNA encoding:
- the tssA gene encoding type VI secretion system protein TssA, which produces MSYSSKLFAHYLELAKAPICKQSFAGEDVRFSDAFEALESELSKTQSMHEGGQIDWANVLEGSELLLRTQSKDLRVAAWLAWALYQRESFQGLVAGVGLLHFLCANHWEQLHPAKLRTRSAAIGWLVLRLEQVLSHDIPIKEQLPTFELMVEYLQGLEVILAEHLAEEAPLLLPLCRRLKDRVQRAAGCQAEPGVVQSVVVQVQQVATQLFSHGSPIDNEKDAQRGLRALQESARTLCTWWLKQKATDPRALRLSRIMLWLPIDSVPGRDAEQITALRGLPADKLKAYAERYANGQYADLLVDLEASLAGAPFWFDGQRLAWECLQGLNAEQAMREVEFHFALLLQRLPGLLELSFHDGVPFADAATRRWISAHVMSHLQIPSRPRKVEVTSSLPAWEKAFEEVMPVLQRDGLKAAVQILKHGLQAAQGGRERFFWQLSMARLCFVAKKYELAKTQFEILDQELHRSGLNAWEPELALEVLHFLHSCCELLPQNHAVRDRREEIYRRLCHLDLEVVLE
- the tssE gene encoding type VI secretion system baseplate subunit TssE yields the protein MSGYGSLFERLCGEAQKRVGWSCEESATASVAAHLSKMLGTRAGSVQTLSDYGLPDLNDMRLSLHDALSQARSAIEHFIEAYEPRLSNVRVMPLPRDHDQLRLFFSIEGLLEVDGFKRLVNFTARLDGGGQVRVS
- the tssC gene encoding type VI secretion system contractile sheath large subunit, producing MSTSATQQKGNENSEYSILDSIIAETRLTPDDEAYDIAKRGVSAFIEELLKPHNSGEPVKKAMVDRMIAEIDAKLSLQMDEILHHQDFQALESAWRGLQLLVDRTNFRENIKIEILNVSKQDLLDDFEDSPEVMQAGLYKHVYTAEYGQFGGQPVGAIISNYFMSPSSPDVKLMQYVSSVACMSHAPFIAAAGPKFFGLESFTGLPDLKDLKDHFEGPQFAKWQSFRQSEDSRYIGLTVPRFLLRNPYDPEDNPVKSFVYKETVANSHEHYLWGNTAYAFGSKLTDSFAKFRWCPNIIGPQSGGAVEDLPLHHFESMGEIETKIPTEVLVSDRREYELAEEGFISLTMRKGSDNAAFFSASSVQKPKFFGISAEGKTAELNYKLGTQLPYMMIVNRLAHYLKVLQREQLGSWKERTDLELELNKWIRQYVADQENPSAEVRGRRPLRAAEIIVSDVEGEPGWYRVSLNVRPHFKYMGADFTLSLVGKLDKE
- the tssB gene encoding type VI secretion system contractile sheath small subunit; this translates as MAKEGSVAPKERINVTFKPATGGAQEEIELPLKLLAIGDYTQRKDERKVEDRKPISIDKITFDEVLAKQELSLTLSVANRLQAQGSAEELAIEVRVNSMKDFNPASLVEQVPELKKLMELRDALVALKGPLGNAPAFRKAIEAVLVDDESRGRVLGELGLNATAPKA